The DNA segment ATTCGATCCTCATGATTCCAATAAGGGTTTTTTGTGGAGTCATTTGGGTTGGATGCTTTGTCAAAATCCCGCCAATGAAAAGATTCCCCAATACACTAAAGACATTGCTGGCGATCGCTTCTATCAATTCTGTCAATATGGAATGATCCCAATTCAGGTTGTTTTAGGTTTGATTTTATATCATTTTGGTGGCTGGTCTTGGGTTATCTGGGGCATTTTTGTCCGTCTGGTTGTCGTATTTCACGTTACCTGGTTTGTTAACAGCGCGACTCACAAATTTGGCTACAAAAGTCACGAGTCTAACGATAATTCTAAAAACTGCTGGTGGGTAGCATTGCTAACTTTTGGCGAAGGTTGGCACAACAATCATCATGCCTATCAATATTCAGCCAGACACGGTTTGCAATGGTGGGAAGTAGATCTCACCTGGATGATGATCTCTACCTTGAAATTTTTGGGTTTGGCAAAGAATGTCAAATTACCACCTACTACTAAAG comes from the Myxosarcina sp. GI1 genome and includes:
- a CDS encoding acyl-CoA desaturase encodes the protein MTVAQIEKIPPAWGTIIYMASIHLVALLALLPQNFSWSAAGVAFGLYCLTAGVGITLGFHRLVSHRSFETPKLVEYFLVFCGTLACQGGPLDWIGLHRIHHKYSDTQFDPHDSNKGFLWSHLGWMLCQNPANEKIPQYTKDIAGDRFYQFCQYGMIPIQVVLGLILYHFGGWSWVIWGIFVRLVVVFHVTWFVNSATHKFGYKSHESNDNSKNCWWVALLTFGEGWHNNHHAYQYSARHGLQWWEVDLTWMMISTLKFLGLAKNVKLPPTTKVKQA